The genomic region ATGTGTCGCTACTGCCTCTCGGTGGACTGCTCGGGGACGCGTTCACTTGCCGAAGACCATCAGGAACTTCTCGTCCTTGCCCCGGGCGAGCAGATGCGTGACGGAGAGGAAGAACCGCCCGTCCACGTAGTCGGCCTTCGGGGAGTAGAAGGAGCTCTCCACCGGGGCGGCCGGGCCTGACGGGTGGCGCAGGAGCGCGGTGGGCTCGCCGCCCGCGGCCGGGATCGACAGGACCTCGCCGCCCTTGTCGTACTCCGCCTTGCGGTAGGCGATCAGCTGGCCGTTCGCGGCCTCGACGAGGGTGAGGGTGCGCTTGTCGCCAGCCGGGGTGCGCCACTTGGCCTTGCCGGAGGCCAGGTCGAAGGCGACGATTTCGTTGCCGGTGCCGGCCTCGGTCGCCGTGGGCAGGTAGAGCGTGTTGGAGTCGACGAGGCCTGCGGCGCAGCCCTGGAGGGACCGGCTGAAGGAGCTCTTGCAGCCGCTCGCGAAGCTGCCCTCGCCGGTGACGGTGGCGCGCTGCTTGCCGTCGGGTCCGATGACGACGATGGAGCGTTCCTTCTTCTCCTCGTTGCCGATGTCGAGGACGAGCGGGTCCACCGAGTAGACGCTGGAGACCTTGAAGCCCTTGGGGAGCTTGAAGGACCAGGTCGACTTGCCGGTGGCCGGGTCGGCGTCCTTGACCTCGACGGTGCGGTCGGCGTCCTGGCAGGTGGCGATGCCGATCATCTTGCCGTTGCCGCCGAGGTAGGAGCCGGTCATGCAGCCCTCGGACGGGGTCGCGAAGAGCTTGTCGCCGGTGCTGACCTTGAAGACGCTGGCGCGGGTGACCCGGTTGACGGAGACGGCGTCGCCGGTGAGGCTCAGGCTGGGACCGGCGAAGAGGTCGAAGATGCCGTCCTTGGGCACTTCCTTCGTCCAGCCCTCCTTGCCCGCCTTGAGGTCGACCATGCGCATCTGGTTGCAGTCGGCGGTGTCGCTCTCGCCGTTCCTGAACAGGACGACGGTCTTGCCGTCGGCGGTCATCTGGTCCGTGACGGCGCAGATGTCACCGGGGAAGGAGATCGTCCACTTCTCCTTGCCGTCGGCCGCGCCGTAGCCGGTGAGGTTCTTCCAGACGGTCTTGGCGACGGTGTCGCCGACGACCCACTGGCCGTCGGTGTCGGCTCCGACGCCGGGGCCGTCGATCTTGGCGGTCTTGAGCCAGAGGACCTTGTCCTCGCCCTGCTTGCGGGCGGAGTTGAGGTCGCCTTCCCCGGCTCCGTTGCCGCTGCCGTCGCCGTTGTCGACGGAAGGGGAGCCGGAGGGCTTGGCGTCGGGGGACGTGGACTCCTGCGCGACGGGCGGCTTGGGGTCCTTGTCGTCCTTGAGGAAGCCGACGTATGCGACGGTGCCGGCGACGAGCACGGCGGCGACCGAGGCGGCGATCAGGACGCCTCGCTTCTTCTTCGGCGTCATGCCGGAGGAGGGCTGCGGCATTCCCGGCAGGCCGGGGGGCGGCGGCGGGTAGTAGGCCGGCTGCTGCGGGGCGGTGGGCGGCTGCTGGGCGTACGGGTTCTCGCCCTGCTGCGGCGCGGTGGGCGGCTGCTGGGCGTACGGGTTCTCGCCCTGCTGCGGGTAGCCGTAGCCGGGCTGCGGCGGGCCGGGGAGGTGCCCGTAACCGGAAGGAGTCGGCGGCTGGTTCGGCGGCTGGGGCGGCTCGGTCATCAGCGCGTACCTTCGGTGTCAGGGTGGTGGAAGATGACCTTTCTATCACTCACACCGGCCTTGGGCCGGGCCGGTCCGCCCCCTGTTCCCAAGGGAGGACCGGCCCGTGACGCCCCCGTTATCCGGCCAGTTGGCCGCGCGGGGCGGCCCGGGGCCTACGCCTCCTCGGCCAGCTCCAGCCAGCGCATCTCCAAATCGTCGCGGTCCGCGAGGAGTTCCCGGAGCTCCGCGTCGAGCTTGGCCACCTTGTCGTAGTCGGTGGAGTGCTCGGCGATCTGGGCGTGCAGGCTGCTCTCGCGGTCCGAGAGCTTGTTCAGCTGCCGCTCGATCTTCTGGAGTTCCTTCTTCGCGGCGCGGGAGTCCCCGGAGGCGCTGGACTTCGCGGCGGCCGCGGCCGGGACGGGCGCCGGGGCGGCCGCCTCGATCATCCGCTGGCGGCGCTCCAGGTACTCGTCCAGGCCGCGCGGCAGCATCCGCAGGCTCGCGTCGCCGAGCAGCGCCATCACGGTGTCGGTGGTGCGCTCGATGAAGAACCGGTCGTGGGAGATCACGATCATCGATCCGGGCCAGCCGTCGAGGAGGTCCTCCAGCTGGGTCAGGGTCTCGATGTCGAGGTCGTTGGTGGGCTCGTCGAGGAAGAGGACGTTGGGCTCGTCCATCAGCAGGCGCAGGATCTGCAGTCGGCGCCGCTCGCCGCCGGAGAGGTCGCCGACGGGCGTCCACTGCTTCTCCTTGGTGAAGCCGAACTGCTCGCACAGCTGGCCCGCCGTCATCTCGCGGCCCTGGCCGAGGTCGACGCGGTCGCGGACGCGCTGGACGGCCTCCAGGACGCGCAGGGACGGGTCGAGTTCGCCGACCTCCTGGGAGAGGTAGGCCAGCTTGACGGTCTTGCCGACGGCGATCTGTCCGGCGGCGGGCTGGGTCTCGCCCTGGGTGCGGGCGGCCTCGGCCAGGGCGCGCAGCAGGGAGGTCTTGCCGGCGCCGTTGACGCCGACGAGGCCGATGCGGTCGCCGGGGCCCAGGTGCCAGGTGAGGTGCTTCAGCAGCGTCTTGGGGCCGGCCTGGACGGTGACGTCCTCCAGCTCGAACACGGTCTTGCCGAGGCGGGCGTTGGCGAAGCGCATCAGTTCCGAGCGGTCGCGCGGCGGCGGCACGTCGGCGATGAGCTCGTTGGCGGCCTCGATGCGGTAGCGGGGCTTGGAGGTCCGGGCGGGGGCGCCGCGGCGCAGCCAGGCCAGCTCCTTGCGCATCAGGTTCTGCCGCTTGGACTCCTCGGTGGCGGCGATCCGCTCGCGCTCGGCGCGGGCGAAGACGTAGTCGCTGTAGCCGCCGTCGTATTCGTGCACGTCGCCGCGCTGGACGTCCCACATGCGGGTGCAGACCTGGTCGAGGAACCAGCGGTCGTGGGTGACGCAGACCAGGGCCGAGCGGCGTTCCTGGAGGTGTCGGGCGAGCCAGGCGATGCCCTCGACGTCGAGGTGGTTGGTGGGCTCGTCGAGTACGAGGAGGTCCTGGTCGGCGATGAGCAGCTTGGCGAGCGCGATGCGGCGGCGCTCGCCGCCGGAGAGCGGGCCGATGACGGTGTCGAGGCCCTGGCCGAAGCCGGGCAGGTCGAGTCCGCCGAACAGGCCGGTCAGCACGTCGCGGATCTTGGCGTTGCCGGCCCACTCGTGGTCGGCCATGTCCCGGATGATCTCGTGGCGGATGGTGGCCGCGGGATCGAGGGAGTCGTGCTGGGTGAGGACGCCCATGCGCAGGCCGCTGTTCTGGGTGACGCGGCCGCTGTCGGGCTCCTCCAGTTTGGCCAGCATCCGGATGAGGGTGGTCTTCCCGTCGCCGTTGCGGCCGACGACACCGATCCGGTCCCCCTCGGACACGCCGAGGGAGATGCCGTCGAGCAGGGTACGTGTGCCGTACACCTTGCTGACTGCCTCGACATTGACCAGATTGACGGCCATCAGACGCGCTCCAGGGAAGGGTTTATGGATCAGCCCCTCAGCCTAACGCTCCGGGACGACGCAGACCGTTCCACCAGGACCCAGCCGCCCAGCGCCATGGCGATCGCGGCGGGCGCGGTGACGGGAAGGGCGACGAGGACGGCGCTGTGGCCGTCGAGCAGGCCCCCGAGGCCGGTCATGGACAGGCCCAGGACGCCGAGCAGGCACAGGGTGATGCCCGCGGCGGCGCGGGGGCCGCTGCCGGGGGCGGCGGCAGCGCGGCCGGGGCCCTCGAAGCGCCGGAAGAGGGCGATGAGCACGCCGGTCAGCGCCGCGGCGGCGAGGAACCTGACCGGGACCTGGGCCCACCAGGCGGCGGAGGCCGGTGCGGGGAGCCCGATCCCGAGGGCGAGCTGGGCGGCGTACACGGCGAGCATGGCGGTGAGGTGCCAGAGGAAGGCGGTCATGGCGATCCCGTTGGCGGCGACGACCCCGCGCCAGACGCGGGGGCGGGCGAGCCAGGCGGTGCCGGGGCGGGCCAGGAGCTGGACGGCGCCGACGAGCCACATGCCGTGCGCGAGCAGGGCGAGGGTGGGCGGTGCCATGTTGGACACCTTTTCTCCCGGCATCCCGACCATGGACAGCGGGTACGGGCCGTAGGCGACCAGCGCCGCGGCCGCGGCGAGCCCGGCTGCGGCCAGGGCGGCGGGGAAGCGGATCCGCCCGTCGGCGCGCAGGAAGCCGAGCTGGTGGACGGCGAGCCAGACGAAGGCGAAGTTCAGGAACTCGACGTACGGGATCCCGAGCGCGAAGCGCAGTACGTCGACGAGCGCGGCGGCGGCGAGGAGCCCGGCGAAGGCCCCCCACCCCCACCGCTCGTGCAGCTTCAGCAGCGGCGGGGTGAAGGCGACCATCGCGAGGTAGATCCCGATGAACCAGAGCGGCTGGGTGACCAGCCGCAGCGCGGCCCCGGTCAGCCCGCCCGCGCCGTGGCCCGCGAGCTGCACGGCGAACGCGGCCGCGGTCCAGACGAGGACGAAGACGAGGGTGGGCCGCAACAGCCGCTGGAGCCGGGCCCGCAGGAAGGCGGCGTAGACGGGCCCTCCGTCGGCCCGGCGGGCCAGGGAGCGGTAGGACAGGGCGTGCGAGAACCCGCCGACGAAGAAGAAGACGGGCATGACCTGGAGCCCCCAGGTGAGGACCTGGAGCGGGGGCACGAGGGCGAGCAGGTTCCCTATGCCGTCGCCGCTGACCGCGGCCATCAGCCAGTGCCCGGCGATGACGGTGGCGAGGGAGGCGACCCGCAGGAGGTCGACGTACCGGTCCCGCGTGGCAGGGGTGGCGGCGGCCATGTCGCGTGCGCTGACTGTCATGGCCTCACGGTCGCCGCCGGCGGGGGCCTCCCGACAGGGCGCGGATACTCAACTCCCGCCTGAGTACCCGGCTGCCCCGCCGGAGGGGGGTCCGGGGCGGAGCCCCGGCGGTCGGCCCGCAGATCAGGCCGGCAGGACCGTGGCTCCCGGCGACGGGGAGGACGCCACGCGGGTGGTGCGGCACGTGCCCGAGGCTTCGAGGGCCGCGGCCACCTTCTCGGCGGATTCCGGGTCGCGGACCAGGAAGGCCGTCGTCGGGCCCGATCCGGAGACCAGTGCGGCCAGCGCCCCGGCCTCCGTGCCCGCGGCCAGCGTCCCGGCCAGCTGCGGGCGCAGCGACAGGGCCGCCCGCTGGAGGTCGTTCGCCAGTACGGGGGCCAGCGCGTCCGGGTCTCCCGAGGCCAGGGCCGCGAGCAGGGCCGGTGAGGCCTCGGGCTCGGGGATCCTCGTACCGGCGGTGAGGCGGTCGAACTCGCGGAACACCGCCGGGGTGGACAGGCCCCCGTCGGCCACCGCGAACACCCAGTGGAACGACCCCGCGTCGACCGGCGTCAGCAGCTCGCCGCGCCCGGTGCCGAGTGCGGCGCCGCCGACGAGGCTGAAGGGGACGTCGCTGCCCAGCTGGGCGCAGATGTCGAGCAGTTCGGCGCGCGGGGTGCCCAGACCCCACAGGGCGTCGCAGGCCAGCAGGGCCGCGGCGCCGTCCGCGCTGCCGCCCGCCATGCCGCCCGCGACCGGGATGTTCTTCGCGATGTGGAGGTGGACGGCGGGGTCGATGCCGGCCCGGGCCGCCAGGATCTCGGCGGCGCGCGCGGCGAGGTTGGTGCGGTCCAGGGGGACCTGGTCGGCGTCGGGGCCGGCGCAGGTCACGGTCAGTCCGTCGGCCGCCGTCGCCGTGACCTCGTCGAAGAGGGAGACGGCGAGGAAGACGTTGGCGAGGTCGTGGAAGCCGTCGGGGCGGGCCGCGCCCACCGCCAGCTGCACGTTGACCTTCGCGGGGACCCGTACGGTCACGCTCGTGCGGGAGCTCACAGCGCGGGCCTCTCCGCCGCGGGCTTGTTCTCGGCGATCGCGGCGAACTCCTCCACCGTCAGCGATTCGCCGCGGGCCTGCGGCGAGACACCCGCGGCGACGAGCGCGGCCTCGGCCCCGGCCGCCGAGCCGGCCCAGCCGGCCAGGGCCGCGCGCAGGGTCTTGCGGCGCTGCGCGAAGGCCGCGTCCACGACCGCGAAGACCTCGGCCTTCGTGGCGGTGGTCTTGATCGGCTCGGCGCGCCGCACCAGCGAGACGAGGCCGGAGTCGACGTTCGGCGCGGGCCAGAAGACCTTGCGGCCGATGGATCCGGCGCGCTTGACGTGTGCGTACCAGTTGGCCTTGACGGAGGGGACCCCGTACACCTTGTTGCCCGGCTCGGCGGCGAGCCGGTCGGCGACCTCGGCCTGCACCATCACCAGGGTCCGTTCGATGCTCGGGAAGCGGTCGAGCATGGTGAGCAGGACGGGCACGGCCACGTTGTACGGCAGGTTCGCGACGAGCGCGGTCGGCGCCGGGCCGGGCAGTTCGGTCACCAGCATGGCGTCGGAGTGGACCAGCGCGAAGCGGTCCTTGCGCCCGGGCATCCGGGCCTCGATGGTCGCGGGCAGCGCCGCCGCCAGGATGTCGTCGATCTCGACGGCGGTGACCCGGTCGGCGGCCTCCAGCAGCGCGAGCGTCAGCGAGCCCAGCCCGGGACCGACCTCGACGACGACGTCGTCCGGCCGCACCTCGGCGGTGCGCACGATCCGGCGCACCGTGTTGGCGTCGATGACGAAGTTCTGGCCCTTCTGCTTCGTCGGGCGTACGCCGAGGGCGGCGGCCAGTTCCCGGATGTCGGCGGGGCCGAGGAGGGCGTCAGAAGGGTTCTCGTTGGGCTGCTGCTCTGCGGTGCTCACCGGCTAAGCGTACGGCCGCAGTGCGGCCACGGACTCGCCCCCCGCTGCACGTAGAGCTTCTTGGCCCGGTAGGTCTGCTCGGCGCCCGAGGCGTCCTGGGGGCGGCCGCTGCCGCCGAGGGCGTGCCAGGTGTGGACGTCGAACTGGTAGAGGCCGCCGTAGGTGCCCGAGGCGTCGGTGGCGGTCGGGCGGCCGCCGGACTCGCACTGGGCGAGGGCTTCCCAGTTGAGGTCGTCGGCGCCGGAGACGGAGGCCGGCAGCGGCTGCGTGCCGACCCTGACGAGCTGGGTGACGGGTTCGCGGACGGTCTCCTCCGCGATGGGGCGGGGCTTCTGCCGGACGCCGTTGACGGTGCGCAGGCTGTAGGTGACCCGGCGCGCCCCGGGCCGGCCGGCCCGCTCGACGACCTCGGTCCCGGCGAAGAGGGTGTCGTCCTCGGTCCGCTCCGTCGCGTACGGGATGCGCTCCTCGCGGACCTCTCGGGTGCCGGTGATGCGCAGCACGGTGACGGTCTGGCCGTCGCGCGGGAAGGCGGTGGGGGGCACGGAGGTGGTGTCCTGGCCGTGCAGGGTGATTCCGGCCTGGTCGAGGGCCTCCTGGACGGTGGAGGCGTTGGTGCGGATGGTGCGTTCGCGGCCGTCGGCCATGAAGGTGACGCTGCGTTCGGTGCGGACGCTGAGGGTCAGGCCGGCGCGTGGGACGGGGGCGGTGCGGGGGGCGGAGAGGTAGGCGCCCTCGGCGCGGATGCCGAACTGGCGCAGTGCGCCCTCGACGGTGCGGGCGGTGGTCCACATCTGGCGCTGCTGCCCGTCGAGGGTGAGGAGCAGGGGGCGGCCGTAGCGGACGACGACCTGCTCGCCGTCTTCGAGGGGTTCGCCGGGGGCGGGGGCGACGAGGTCGTGGGGTCCGGTGCCGAGGCCTTCGGCGGCCAGCAGTTCGTCGACGTCGTCGGCGAAGGTGTGCAGGGTGCGGGGGACGCCGTCCACGGTGAGCCGTACCGACTTGTCGGCGGCGACGAAGGCGGTGGTGCCGCCTGCGAGGAAGGCGACGACCAGCGCCTGGGGCACGATCCGCCGCCAGTCCCCGCCGGGGATCTCCAGGGTGAGGAGTCCGGGCCCGGCGGACCGGCCGCGGGAGCGGTGGCCGCTGCCGGTGGCGGCTCCCGCGGCCGCGGGAGCCGCCGCGCGGCGCCGGCCGGTGCCCGCCGTGGCGGGCACGGGGTCGGGCCCGAGCGGTTCTCCGGGGCCGCGGCGCCGGCCGGTGCCCGCCGGGGGCTCGTCGGTGGTGGCACGGCCACGGGCCCGGCGGCCCGAGCCCCCCGTGCCGGCGGCGACGGCCGTGTCGGCGCCGGGCGTCGGCCCCGGGGCCCGGCGGCGGCCCGGGCCGGGTGCGGGGGCCGCGTCGGGCCATGGGGTGTCCGGATCCCCGGCGTCCGGCCGGGCGGACGGGGCCGAGCGGCCGCGGGCCCGGCGGCGGCCCGCCCGCCGGTCGCCGTCGCGCGGCGCGGGAACTGCGGGGTCGGGGTCCCCCGGTCCGGCCGGCCGGGCTGTTCGGGCCGTGGGATCGGCCTCGTACGCCTCCGGGACGGGACCGCTGCGGCGGTGACTGCCCTGTGTATCGCTCACGAAGCTCGCTCCACTGGTCCGGACCCTCATGGTTCGGGCACGGCACGATAGCGGAGCGGACATCACCCAACAAAGTCGGACGGCTACACAGCGTGTCGGATTGACGAGGTGTCGCGGAGGGGCTCAGTAGGCGAAGGCGCGAGCCGTGTTGGCGGCCAGGGCGGTGGCCATCGCGTCCTCGTCGAGGCCGCGGACCGCCGCCATGGCCCGTACGGTCAGCGGAATGAGGTAGGGCGCGTTGGGCCGTCCGCGGTACGGGGCCGGGGTCAGGTACGGCGCGTCCGTCTCGACGAGGACCAGTTCCAGCGGGGCCACGGCCAGGGCCTCGCGCAGCGGCGCCGCGTTCTTGAAGGTGACCGTGCCGGCGAAGGACATGTAGTACCCGGCGGCGGCGCACTCCCGGGCCATCTCGGCGTCCCCGGAGTAGCAGTGGAACACGGTGCGCTCGGGCGCGCCCTCCTCGCGCAGCACGCGCAGCACGTCCGCGTGGGCCTCGCGGTCGTGGATGACCAGTGCCTTGCCCTGCCGCTTGGCGATCTCGATATGGGCGCGGAAGGAACGCTCCTGCGCGGCCATGCCCTCCGGTCCGGTGCGGAAGTAGTCCAGCCCGGTCTCACCGACGGCCTTGACGTGGTCGAGCGCGGCGAGGGCCTCGATCTCGGCGAGCGCGTCGTCCAGCGCCGCCTCGCCGCCGCCGGTCCGGGCTCCCTGGCGCGACCAGCCGTCGGGATCGCCGAGCACGATCCGGGGCGCTTCGTTCGGGTGGAGGGCCACGGCCGCGTGGACGTTCTCGTACGCGGCGGC from Streptomyces sp. NBC_00190 harbors:
- the rsmA gene encoding 16S rRNA (adenine(1518)-N(6)/adenine(1519)-N(6))-dimethyltransferase RsmA → MSTAEQQPNENPSDALLGPADIRELAAALGVRPTKQKGQNFVIDANTVRRIVRTAEVRPDDVVVEVGPGLGSLTLALLEAADRVTAVEIDDILAAALPATIEARMPGRKDRFALVHSDAMLVTELPGPAPTALVANLPYNVAVPVLLTMLDRFPSIERTLVMVQAEVADRLAAEPGNKVYGVPSVKANWYAHVKRAGSIGRKVFWPAPNVDSGLVSLVRRAEPIKTTATKAEVFAVVDAAFAQRRKTLRAALAGWAGSAAGAEAALVAAGVSPQARGESLTVEEFAAIAENKPAAERPAL
- a CDS encoding TatD family hydrolase produces the protein MSSSSASKDAPPPLPEPLRVAVADSHTHLDMQSGTVEEGLAKAASVGVTTVVQVGCDVKGSRWAAETAAAYENVHAAVALHPNEAPRIVLGDPDGWSRQGARTGGGEAALDDALAEIEALAALDHVKAVGETGLDYFRTGPEGMAAQERSFRAHIEIAKRQGKALVIHDREAHADVLRVLREEGAPERTVFHCYSGDAEMARECAAAGYYMSFAGTVTFKNAAPLREALAVAPLELVLVETDAPYLTPAPYRGRPNAPYLIPLTVRAMAAVRGLDEDAMATALAANTARAFAY
- a CDS encoding ABC-F family ATP-binding cassette domain-containing protein yields the protein MAVNLVNVEAVSKVYGTRTLLDGISLGVSEGDRIGVVGRNGDGKTTLIRMLAKLEEPDSGRVTQNSGLRMGVLTQHDSLDPAATIRHEIIRDMADHEWAGNAKIRDVLTGLFGGLDLPGFGQGLDTVIGPLSGGERRRIALAKLLIADQDLLVLDEPTNHLDVEGIAWLARHLQERRSALVCVTHDRWFLDQVCTRMWDVQRGDVHEYDGGYSDYVFARAERERIAATEESKRQNLMRKELAWLRRGAPARTSKPRYRIEAANELIADVPPPRDRSELMRFANARLGKTVFELEDVTVQAGPKTLLKHLTWHLGPGDRIGLVGVNGAGKTSLLRALAEAARTQGETQPAAGQIAVGKTVKLAYLSQEVGELDPSLRVLEAVQRVRDRVDLGQGREMTAGQLCEQFGFTKEKQWTPVGDLSGGERRRLQILRLLMDEPNVLFLDEPTNDLDIETLTQLEDLLDGWPGSMIVISHDRFFIERTTDTVMALLGDASLRMLPRGLDEYLERRQRMIEAAAPAPVPAAAAAKSSASGDSRAAKKELQKIERQLNKLSDRESSLHAQIAEHSTDYDKVAKLDAELRELLADRDDLEMRWLELAEEA
- a CDS encoding outer membrane protein assembly factor BamB family protein, with protein sequence MTEPPQPPNQPPTPSGYGHLPGPPQPGYGYPQQGENPYAQQPPTAPQQGENPYAQQPPTAPQQPAYYPPPPPGLPGMPQPSSGMTPKKKRGVLIAASVAAVLVAGTVAYVGFLKDDKDPKPPVAQESTSPDAKPSGSPSVDNGDGSGNGAGEGDLNSARKQGEDKVLWLKTAKIDGPGVGADTDGQWVVGDTVAKTVWKNLTGYGAADGKEKWTISFPGDICAVTDQMTADGKTVVLFRNGESDTADCNQMRMVDLKAGKEGWTKEVPKDGIFDLFAGPSLSLTGDAVSVNRVTRASVFKVSTGDKLFATPSEGCMTGSYLGGNGKMIGIATCQDADRTVEVKDADPATGKSTWSFKLPKGFKVSSVYSVDPLVLDIGNEEKKERSIVVIGPDGKQRATVTGEGSFASGCKSSFSRSLQGCAAGLVDSNTLYLPTATEAGTGNEIVAFDLASGKAKWRTPAGDKRTLTLVEAANGQLIAYRKAEYDKGGEVLSIPAAGGEPTALLRHPSGPAAPVESSFYSPKADYVDGRFFLSVTHLLARGKDEKFLMVFGK
- a CDS encoding 4-(cytidine 5'-diphospho)-2-C-methyl-D-erythritol kinase; this encodes MSSRTSVTVRVPAKVNVQLAVGAARPDGFHDLANVFLAVSLFDEVTATAADGLTVTCAGPDADQVPLDRTNLAARAAEILAARAGIDPAVHLHIAKNIPVAGGMAGGSADGAAALLACDALWGLGTPRAELLDICAQLGSDVPFSLVGGAALGTGRGELLTPVDAGSFHWVFAVADGGLSTPAVFREFDRLTAGTRIPEPEASPALLAALASGDPDALAPVLANDLQRAALSLRPQLAGTLAAGTEAGALAALVSGSGPTTAFLVRDPESAEKVAAALEASGTCRTTRVASSPSPGATVLPA
- a CDS encoding acyltransferase family protein gives rise to the protein MTVSARDMAAATPATRDRYVDLLRVASLATVIAGHWLMAAVSGDGIGNLLALVPPLQVLTWGLQVMPVFFFVGGFSHALSYRSLARRADGGPVYAAFLRARLQRLLRPTLVFVLVWTAAAFAVQLAGHGAGGLTGAALRLVTQPLWFIGIYLAMVAFTPPLLKLHERWGWGAFAGLLAAAALVDVLRFALGIPYVEFLNFAFVWLAVHQLGFLRADGRIRFPAALAAAGLAAAAALVAYGPYPLSMVGMPGEKVSNMAPPTLALLAHGMWLVGAVQLLARPGTAWLARPRVWRGVVAANGIAMTAFLWHLTAMLAVYAAQLALGIGLPAPASAAWWAQVPVRFLAAAALTGVLIALFRRFEGPGRAAAAPGSGPRAAAGITLCLLGVLGLSMTGLGGLLDGHSAVLVALPVTAPAAIAMALGGWVLVERSASSRSVRLRG
- a CDS encoding ubiquitin-like domain-containing protein, whose translation is MPATAGTGRRRAAAPAAAGAATGSGHRSRGRSAGPGLLTLEIPGGDWRRIVPQALVVAFLAGGTTAFVAADKSVRLTVDGVPRTLHTFADDVDELLAAEGLGTGPHDLVAPAPGEPLEDGEQVVVRYGRPLLLTLDGQQRQMWTTARTVEGALRQFGIRAEGAYLSAPRTAPVPRAGLTLSVRTERSVTFMADGRERTIRTNASTVQEALDQAGITLHGQDTTSVPPTAFPRDGQTVTVLRITGTREVREERIPYATERTEDDTLFAGTEVVERAGRPGARRVTYSLRTVNGVRQKPRPIAEETVREPVTQLVRVGTQPLPASVSGADDLNWEALAQCESGGRPTATDASGTYGGLYQFDVHTWHALGGSGRPQDASGAEQTYRAKKLYVQRGASPWPHCGRTLSR